In one window of Frigoriglobus tundricola DNA:
- a CDS encoding tyrosine-type recombinase/integrase produces MPRPKNTVPSYQHHKPSGQAVMRVTLPGGERKSVYLGVHGSPESKAEYARRVQAVSTNTITEVTGPKATDLTVAELLVGFLEHADRHYRHPDGKPTSEIWSFKLVTKPLKELFAYLPVREFGPNALKTLRAQMVELGWCRKTINKSVTRVRSIFKWGVSEELVPADVLARLASVTGLQRGRSEAHDPEPVAPVTDAQVDVILPLVPRGVRGLILFQRYTGARPGEAVALRMKDIDTSGAVWTYSPTAHKNAWRGKRRTIAIGPRGRQLLEEFKPSDPNAPVFPTTDNTAYTVSGYRQAIERACDRAFPPPTPLSQGEDETAAEWRARLSEEQREKLTAWQKEHRWYPNQIRHTFATAARRLFGLEGAQVALGHSKADTTQIYAERDHALSAKVASEIG; encoded by the coding sequence ATGCCCCGTCCCAAGAACACCGTCCCGTCCTACCAGCATCACAAGCCTTCCGGCCAAGCCGTCATGCGGGTCACCCTACCGGGTGGCGAGCGGAAATCGGTCTACCTCGGCGTTCACGGCAGTCCCGAATCGAAGGCCGAATACGCCCGCCGCGTGCAAGCCGTCAGCACGAACACCATCACTGAAGTCACTGGCCCGAAGGCAACCGACCTCACCGTGGCGGAACTGCTGGTCGGGTTCCTCGAACACGCCGACCGCCACTACCGGCACCCAGACGGCAAGCCCACGTCCGAAATCTGGTCGTTCAAGCTGGTCACGAAGCCGCTGAAGGAACTGTTCGCCTACCTGCCGGTGCGCGAGTTCGGCCCGAACGCCTTGAAGACGCTGCGGGCGCAGATGGTCGAACTCGGCTGGTGCCGGAAGACCATCAACAAATCCGTCACCCGCGTGCGGTCAATCTTCAAGTGGGGCGTTTCGGAAGAGCTGGTTCCCGCCGATGTGCTGGCGCGTCTGGCGAGTGTCACCGGACTCCAGCGTGGGCGCAGCGAAGCCCACGATCCGGAACCGGTGGCACCGGTCACCGATGCACAAGTAGATGTCATCCTCCCGCTGGTGCCCCGCGGCGTCCGCGGGTTGATCCTGTTCCAGCGGTACACTGGTGCCCGGCCGGGTGAAGCCGTGGCTCTCCGCATGAAGGACATCGACACGTCCGGCGCCGTTTGGACGTATAGCCCGACCGCGCACAAGAACGCCTGGCGCGGGAAACGCCGCACCATCGCCATCGGGCCGCGCGGCAGGCAACTGCTGGAGGAGTTCAAGCCCTCCGATCCGAACGCACCCGTGTTCCCGACGACGGACAACACGGCCTACACCGTAAGCGGGTATCGGCAGGCCATCGAGCGTGCTTGCGACCGGGCGTTCCCACCGCCGACACCGCTCTCGCAAGGCGAAGACGAGACCGCTGCGGAGTGGCGGGCGCGGCTCTCGGAGGAACAGCGGGAGAAGTTGACCGCGTGGCAGAAGGAACACCGCTGGTATCCGAATCAGATTCGACATACGTTCGCCACCGCAGCCCGCCGGCTGTTCGGTCTGGAGGGGGCACAGGTCGCGCTCGGGCACAGCAAGGCAGACACGACGCAAATCTACGCCGAACGCGATCACGCCCTCTCCGCGAAAGTGGCGTCGGAAATCGGCTGA
- a CDS encoding CIA30 family protein has protein sequence MSTDPGGTRVLFAFAGDAAAEWRAVNDGVMGGVSAGRFVITANGTLLFSGTLSLANNGGFASVRSNPRALGLATGDVLLARVRGDGREYSLNLYTDRPRTAFSYRAAIPTSKGEWVEVRVPLDRFVATSFGRVVADAGPVNPAEVNAIGFMLADKTAGPFEIEVEWISVARAAP, from the coding sequence ATGAGCACCGATCCGGGCGGCACCCGAGTTCTATTTGCGTTCGCCGGAGACGCCGCCGCCGAGTGGCGAGCGGTGAACGACGGCGTGATGGGCGGCGTCTCCGCGGGCCGTTTCGTCATCACGGCCAACGGCACGCTGCTGTTCTCCGGCACGCTGTCGCTGGCAAACAACGGCGGGTTCGCGTCGGTGCGGTCGAACCCGCGTGCACTCGGCCTTGCGACCGGCGACGTGCTGCTGGCCCGCGTCCGCGGCGACGGGCGGGAATACTCCCTGAACCTGTACACGGACAGACCCCGGACCGCGTTCTCGTACCGGGCCGCGATTCCCACCTCGAAGGGTGAGTGGGTCGAGGTTCGCGTCCCGCTCGACCGGTTCGTGGCGACCTCGTTCGGTCGGGTGGTCGCGGACGCCGGACCGGTGAACCCGGCCGAGGTGAACGCGATCGGCTTCATGCTGGCGGACAAGACGGCGGGGCCGTTCGAGATCGAGGTCGAGTGGATCAGCGTCGCTCGGGCGGCACCTTGA
- a CDS encoding M48 family metallopeptidase, whose protein sequence is MEHIHYFCGNTEKPTDLKDREPQRAQLFAISKLDWIRAQQRKIRAQEREPEREYLERESHYVWGKRYLFSVIECDEPPTVELKHNKLLLSVRPGTMKEKRAAVIEAWYRDQVRQAAPALIAKWEPPMGVEVARLFVQRMKTRWGSCTPATRSIRLNTDLAKKPRECLEYIVVHEMCHLLEPTHNARFVALMDRFVPRWQFYRNALNRLPVSHEDWEY, encoded by the coding sequence CTGGAACACATCCACTACTTCTGCGGCAACACGGAAAAGCCGACCGACCTGAAGGATCGCGAGCCGCAGCGCGCGCAACTGTTCGCCATCTCCAAGCTCGACTGGATTCGAGCCCAGCAGCGGAAGATTCGAGCGCAGGAACGCGAACCCGAGCGCGAGTACCTCGAACGCGAGAGCCACTACGTCTGGGGCAAACGCTACCTGTTCTCCGTCATTGAGTGCGACGAACCGCCCACGGTCGAATTGAAGCACAACAAACTTCTGCTCTCCGTTCGGCCGGGCACAATGAAGGAGAAACGCGCGGCGGTCATCGAGGCGTGGTATCGGGATCAGGTCCGGCAGGCGGCCCCGGCGCTGATCGCCAAATGGGAGCCGCCGATGGGGGTCGAGGTCGCGCGCCTCTTCGTTCAGCGGATGAAAACGCGGTGGGGAAGCTGCACTCCCGCGACCCGCAGCATCCGGCTGAACACCGATCTGGCCAAGAAGCCGCGGGAGTGTCTGGAGTACATTGTGGTTCACGAGATGTGCCACTTACTCGAACCGACCCACAACGCCCGGTTCGTCGCGCTGATGGACCGCTTCGTCCCGCGCTGGCAGTTCTACCGGAACGCCCTCAACCGGCTTCCCGTGAGCCACGAAGATTGGGAATATTGA
- a CDS encoding class I SAM-dependent methyltransferase gives MGRATTGTVTAIQGDVRDVELGEGRFDIVVAAAVLHHLRTDAEWRSVFAALHRALRPGGSVWVFDLVESTIPAVQRLIWARYGEYLSGLKGDAYRDHVFAYVEQEDAPRPLTFQLDLLRAVGFAQVEVLHKNGCFAAFGGVKNGI, from the coding sequence GTGGGCCGGGCCACGACCGGAACCGTCACTGCGATCCAGGGCGACGTCCGGGATGTCGAACTCGGCGAGGGCCGGTTCGACATCGTGGTCGCCGCGGCGGTCCTGCACCACCTGCGCACCGACGCCGAGTGGCGCTCGGTGTTCGCGGCGCTCCACCGGGCGCTGCGGCCGGGCGGATCGGTGTGGGTGTTCGACCTGGTCGAGAGTACCATCCCCGCGGTCCAGCGGCTCATATGGGCGCGGTACGGCGAGTACCTGAGCGGGCTGAAGGGCGACGCCTACCGGGACCACGTGTTCGCCTACGTCGAGCAGGAGGACGCGCCCCGCCCGCTGACCTTCCAACTGGACCTGCTCCGGGCGGTCGGGTTCGCCCAGGTCGAGGTCTTGCACAAGAACGGCTGCTTCGCGGCGTTCGGGGGCGTGAAGAACGGCATCTGA
- a CDS encoding PAS domain S-box protein has translation MNNSIADKPPGAALRLSGRVGYVVAVAAVAVATLVRLALDPALRDNYPFITYFGAVAVVAWVGRTWPAVVALALSGFVSLYLFLPPRFSIATTEPGELVGLALFLAVGGVMVTMGHAMRVARDRAELLLAEAVAQRDELQRAAEAVAEQKERLRTTLASIGDAVISTDRDGTVTYLNAVAEALTGWTNAESQGRPLDAVFRIVNESTRRPVENPAVRALKEGVIVGLANHTVLIARDGTERPIDDSAAPIRCRDGEIVGCVLVFRDISEKKRLEGERREAQERVVATLESITDAFSQFDREWRIVYVNSEAERLTGQHRSELLGRSHWDAFPTTVGTPLEAEYRRAVAARVTVEFEHYFPPLGRWFAVKGDPTPDGGLTVFFRDITDRKRAEDVLRRSEARFRRVFESNVVGMIRWDLDRSLILDANDEFLRMTGYTRDDVAAGRLNFRDMTPADWTARNEDGIRTIRAEGYAAPYEKEYFRKDGSRVPLIIAGTRFDDSPSEGMSLLIDISDRKRAEQEIARLAAESERQRRLYETVLTNTPDFIYVFSLDHKVLYANDALIKMWGRGQDGAIGKTFLEIGYEPWHAEMHDREIDTVRATKQPVRGEVPFDGTHGRREYDYIFVPVLGADGAVEAVAGTTRDVTERKETERRLRDGQEQLDFALAAADLGQWALNLTDHTARRTLRHDQIFGYDALLPEWTYETFLEHVVPDDRAAVDADFQKAVATGSAWAVECRIRRADGAVRHVWTKALIRRDAGGHVEWMLGIVGDVTDRRLAEEAERAGRERLRMALSAARMVAWEYDPATGAVVTSDNAADVYGFPSGEGMGTIDRGFAMLHPDDADRHKATVAAAVAAGAGFNSQFRIVRPDNGAVQWMEERGHAVRHGASGNVRLVGVNMDITARKEAEAALRESEERSAFVRHSTGVGFWYCDLPFDVLQWDELVKAHFHLPPDAVVTIQTFYDRLHPDDREPTRRAIERSIADRTAYNVDYRTVDPHTDALKWVRAIGRTFYAADGTPARFDGVTLDVTDQKRAELSLRESEERFRLMADAAPVMIWMSGTDKLVSWYNRPWLAFTGRSMEQAVGNGATEVVHPDDLGRTLPLYTAAFDARTPFSMEYRLRRHDGEYRWHICNGVPRYRADGAFEGYIGSCFDVTDYKNAQAALRDADRRKDEFLATLAHELRNPLAPIRNGLQVIRMAGANGTIEQARSMMERQLGQMVRLVDDLLDVSRVTTGKLTLSADRLELRAVIDAAVETSRPAVDQAGHALSVVIPDEPIVVEGDLTRLAQVVSNLLTNSAKYTHRGGNIRVSVGRDGDTAVVSVKDDGIGIPPAMLGRVFEMFVQVDRTLEKTTGGLGIGLSLVKGLVEMHGGTIEARSAGEGRGSEFEVRLPVAMPAAGGPGAANGRAEEVVTSSLRRILVVDDNVDSADSLGQLLEMLGNEVRTAYDGEAGIRVAAEFRPAVVLCDIGMPKVNGYDAARRIRAEPCGKSMVLVALTGWGQEDDRQKSTDAGFDFHLVKPVETAALMKLLAGLKTEPA, from the coding sequence ATGAACAACTCGATTGCTGACAAACCACCGGGGGCCGCTCTCCGTCTTTCGGGGCGGGTCGGCTACGTCGTCGCCGTCGCTGCCGTCGCGGTCGCCACGCTGGTCCGTCTGGCACTCGACCCCGCTCTCCGTGACAACTACCCGTTCATCACCTACTTCGGGGCCGTGGCGGTGGTCGCGTGGGTCGGGCGGACGTGGCCCGCCGTCGTTGCCCTCGCTCTCAGCGGGTTCGTGTCGCTGTACCTGTTCCTCCCGCCCCGGTTCTCGATCGCCACGACGGAACCCGGTGAACTCGTCGGGCTGGCCCTGTTCCTCGCGGTCGGCGGGGTGATGGTGACAATGGGGCACGCCATGCGGGTGGCCCGAGATCGGGCCGAACTGCTGTTGGCCGAGGCCGTGGCTCAGCGGGACGAATTGCAGCGGGCGGCGGAAGCCGTGGCCGAGCAGAAGGAGCGGCTGCGGACCACCCTCGCCAGCATCGGGGACGCGGTCATCTCGACCGACCGCGACGGCACCGTCACCTACCTGAACGCCGTGGCCGAGGCGTTGACCGGGTGGACGAACGCCGAGTCACAAGGCCGGCCGCTCGACGCCGTGTTCCGCATCGTCAACGAGTCCACCCGCCGGCCGGTCGAGAACCCGGCGGTGCGGGCGTTGAAGGAGGGGGTGATCGTCGGGCTGGCGAACCACACCGTCCTCATCGCCAGGGACGGCACCGAGCGACCGATCGACGACAGTGCCGCCCCGATCCGGTGCCGGGACGGCGAGATCGTCGGCTGCGTGCTGGTGTTCCGCGACATCAGCGAGAAGAAGCGACTGGAGGGCGAACGGCGGGAGGCCCAGGAGCGGGTCGTGGCGACCCTCGAAAGCATCACGGACGCGTTCTCGCAGTTCGACCGCGAGTGGCGGATCGTGTACGTCAATTCCGAGGCCGAACGCCTCACCGGACAGCATCGCTCCGAACTACTCGGCAGGAGCCACTGGGACGCATTCCCGACCACGGTCGGCACGCCGCTGGAGGCGGAGTACCGCCGGGCGGTGGCCGCGCGGGTGACGGTCGAGTTCGAGCACTACTTCCCCCCGCTGGGCCGCTGGTTCGCCGTCAAGGGCGACCCGACCCCGGACGGCGGGCTGACCGTCTTCTTCCGCGACATCACCGACCGCAAACGGGCCGAGGACGTTCTGCGGCGGAGCGAGGCCCGGTTCCGCCGGGTGTTCGAGTCGAACGTGGTCGGCATGATCCGGTGGGACCTGGACCGCAGCCTGATCCTGGACGCCAACGACGAGTTCCTGCGGATGACCGGGTACACCCGCGATGACGTCGCCGCCGGTCGGCTGAACTTCCGCGACATGACCCCGGCCGACTGGACCGCCCGCAACGAGGACGGCATCCGCACCATCCGGGCGGAGGGGTACGCCGCCCCCTACGAGAAGGAGTACTTCCGCAAGGACGGATCGCGGGTGCCGCTGATCATTGCCGGCACCCGGTTCGACGACTCGCCCTCGGAAGGCATGTCGCTCCTCATCGACATTTCCGACCGCAAGCGGGCCGAGCAGGAGATCGCCCGGCTCGCCGCCGAGTCCGAGCGGCAGCGGCGGCTGTACGAGACGGTCCTGACGAACACCCCCGACTTCATCTACGTGTTCAGCCTCGATCACAAGGTCCTCTACGCCAACGACGCCCTCATCAAGATGTGGGGCCGGGGCCAGGACGGTGCGATCGGGAAGACGTTCCTGGAGATCGGGTACGAGCCGTGGCACGCGGAGATGCACGACCGCGAGATCGACACCGTGCGGGCGACCAAGCAGCCCGTCCGCGGCGAGGTGCCGTTCGACGGCACGCACGGGCGGCGGGAGTACGACTACATCTTCGTGCCCGTCCTCGGGGCCGACGGCGCGGTCGAGGCGGTGGCCGGGACGACCCGCGACGTGACCGAGCGCAAAGAAACGGAAAGGCGGTTGCGGGACGGGCAGGAGCAGTTGGACTTCGCCCTCGCCGCCGCCGACCTGGGCCAGTGGGCGCTGAACCTGACCGACCACACCGCCCGCCGCACCCTCCGGCACGACCAGATCTTCGGGTACGACGCCCTCCTCCCGGAGTGGACCTACGAGACGTTCCTGGAGCACGTCGTCCCGGACGACCGGGCGGCGGTGGACGCGGACTTCCAGAAGGCCGTGGCGACCGGCTCGGCGTGGGCCGTCGAGTGCCGCATCCGCCGAGCGGACGGAGCCGTGCGGCACGTGTGGACGAAGGCCCTCATCCGGCGGGACGCCGGGGGGCACGTCGAGTGGATGCTGGGCATCGTCGGCGACGTCACCGACCGCCGACTGGCCGAGGAGGCGGAACGGGCGGGCCGGGAGCGGCTGCGGATGGCCCTGAGTGCCGCCCGCATGGTGGCGTGGGAGTACGACCCGGCGACGGGGGCGGTCGTCACGTCGGACAACGCCGCGGACGTGTACGGGTTCCCGTCCGGCGAGGGGATGGGGACCATCGACCGGGGGTTCGCCATGCTCCACCCGGACGACGCGGACCGCCACAAGGCCACGGTGGCGGCGGCGGTCGCGGCGGGGGCGGGATTCAACAGCCAGTTCCGTATCGTCCGCCCGGACAACGGAGCCGTCCAGTGGATGGAGGAGCGGGGTCACGCCGTCCGTCACGGCGCGAGCGGCAACGTGCGGCTGGTCGGCGTCAACATGGACATCACCGCCCGGAAGGAGGCCGAAGCGGCGTTGCGGGAGAGCGAGGAGCGGTCGGCATTCGTCCGCCACAGCACCGGGGTCGGGTTCTGGTACTGCGACCTGCCGTTCGACGTGCTCCAGTGGGACGAGTTGGTAAAGGCCCATTTCCACCTGCCGCCCGACGCCGTTGTCACGATCCAGACGTTTTACGACCGCCTCCACCCGGACGACCGGGAGCCGACACGCCGGGCAATCGAGCGGAGCATCGCGGACCGGACGGCGTACAACGTGGACTACCGCACGGTGGACCCGCACACCGACGCCCTGAAGTGGGTGCGGGCCATCGGGCGGACGTTCTACGCCGCTGACGGCACGCCGGCGCGGTTCGACGGGGTGACGCTCGATGTGACCGATCAGAAGCGGGCCGAGTTGAGTTTGAGGGAGAGCGAGGAGCGGTTCCGACTGATGGCCGACGCCGCCCCCGTGATGATTTGGATGAGCGGCACGGACAAGCTGGTCTCCTGGTACAACCGGCCGTGGCTGGCGTTCACGGGCCGGTCGATGGAGCAAGCGGTGGGCAACGGTGCGACCGAGGTGGTCCATCCCGACGACCTCGGGCGCACCCTCCCGCTGTACACCGCCGCCTTCGACGCCCGCACGCCGTTCTCGATGGAGTACCGGCTCCGGCGGCACGACGGCGAGTACCGCTGGCACATCTGCAACGGCGTCCCCCGCTACCGGGCGGACGGCGCGTTCGAGGGGTACATCGGCTCCTGCTTCGACGTGACCGATTACAAGAACGCCCAGGCCGCGTTGCGGGACGCCGACCGGCGGAAGGACGAGTTCCTGGCGACGTTGGCCCACGAACTCCGCAACCCGCTGGCCCCGATCCGCAACGGCCTCCAGGTGATTCGGATGGCCGGGGCGAACGGGACCATCGAGCAGGCCCGGTCGATGATGGAGCGGCAACTCGGTCAGATGGTGCGGCTGGTGGACGACCTGCTCGACGTGAGCCGGGTGACGACGGGCAAGCTGACCCTGAGTGCGGACCGCCTCGAACTGCGGGCGGTGATCGACGCCGCCGTGGAGACGAGCCGCCCGGCCGTCGACCAGGCGGGCCACGCCCTGTCCGTCGTGATCCCGGACGAGCCGATCGTCGTGGAGGGCGACTTGACGCGGCTGGCCCAGGTGGTCTCGAACCTGCTGACCAACAGTGCCAAGTACACGCACCGGGGCGGGAATATTCGGGTGTCGGTCGGGCGGGACGGCGACACGGCGGTGGTGTCGGTCAAGGACGACGGGATCGGCATCCCGCCGGCCATGCTGGGGCGGGTGTTCGAGATGTTCGTCCAGGTGGACCGGACGCTGGAGAAGACGACGGGCGGGCTGGGCATCGGGCTGTCGCTGGTGAAGGGGTTGGTCGAGATGCACGGCGGAACCATCGAAGCCCGCAGCGCCGGGGAAGGACGCGGCAGCGAGTTCGAGGTGCGGTTGCCGGTGGCGATGCCTGCGGCGGGCGGGCCGGGCGCTGCGAACGGACGGGCGGAAGAGGTGGTGACCTCTTCCCTTCGCCGCATCCTCGTCGTGGACGACAACGTGGACTCGGCGGACTCGCTCGGCCAGCTTCTCGAAATGCTCGGCAACGAGGTCCGCACGGCCTACGACGGCGAGGCCGGGATACGGGTCGCGGCCGAGTTCCGGCCCGCCGTGGTGCTGTGCGACATCGGCATGCCGAAGGTCAACGGGTACGACGCCGCCCGCCGCATCCGGGCCGAGCCGTGCGGCAAGAGCATGGTGCTGGTGGCCCTGACCGGGTGGGGCCAAGAGGACGACCGGCAGAAGAGTACCGACGCCGGGTTCGACTTCCACCTGGTCAAGCCGGTCGAAACCGCCGCCCTGATGAAATTGCTCGCCGGCTTGAAGACTGAACCGGCGTGA
- a CDS encoding endonuclease/exonuclease/phosphatase family protein: MTAHLEPLGYAGYYEQKGRNRPDGCATFFRTSTFALRRAQRLEYWDRGSGVECHSGHVALLPALENDGHLLGVANTHVRWAAPGTPREEQVGYRRVVELIEACRRFEPPCRDGIVCGDFNSTPNTDVVRAMRDAGYAFAHAERPDLRSAVANGRAKLIDYVFHTEGLRSRPLEPVHISDDTKLPSPDQPSDHLALVARFDWIDG, from the coding sequence GTGACCGCCCACCTCGAACCGCTCGGATACGCTGGTTACTACGAGCAAAAGGGACGGAACCGGCCGGACGGCTGTGCCACGTTCTTCCGCACCAGCACATTCGCCCTGCGCCGGGCGCAGCGGTTGGAGTACTGGGACCGGGGGTCCGGTGTGGAGTGCCACTCGGGGCACGTCGCGCTTCTCCCGGCCCTGGAAAACGACGGACATTTACTCGGGGTCGCCAACACGCACGTCCGGTGGGCCGCACCGGGCACGCCCCGCGAGGAGCAGGTCGGCTACCGCCGGGTCGTGGAGTTGATCGAAGCGTGCCGGCGGTTCGAGCCGCCGTGCCGGGACGGGATCGTGTGTGGCGACTTCAACTCCACGCCGAACACCGATGTCGTGCGAGCCATGCGGGACGCTGGGTACGCCTTCGCCCACGCCGAGCGCCCGGACCTGCGGTCGGCCGTCGCGAACGGGCGGGCGAAGCTGATCGACTACGTGTTCCATACCGAGGGACTGCGGTCCCGACCGCTCGAACCGGTACACATCAGCGACGACACCAAACTACCCTCGCCGGACCAACCGTCCGACCACCTGGCCCTCGTCGCTCGCTTCGACTGGATCGACGGCTGA
- a CDS encoding TspO/MBR family protein, translated as MCGIASRWRPTMTRMEWYNALAKPSWTPGGGTIGLIWTLLYPVIVVSFGWVFVRAVRGQIPRAVAVPFAINLVANLCFTPIQFGLRNLPLAAADILVVLGTIVWCMVAVWPHVRWVAVAQIPYLVWVGIATVLQLSITAANG; from the coding sequence ATGTGCGGGATCGCTTCCCGATGGAGGCCGACGATGACGCGAATGGAGTGGTACAACGCCCTCGCGAAGCCGAGTTGGACGCCGGGCGGGGGCACCATCGGGCTGATCTGGACGCTCCTGTACCCGGTCATCGTGGTCAGCTTCGGCTGGGTCTTCGTGCGGGCCGTGCGGGGCCAGATCCCGCGGGCGGTGGCGGTGCCGTTCGCGATCAACCTGGTCGCCAACCTGTGCTTCACGCCGATCCAGTTCGGGCTGCGGAACCTGCCCCTCGCGGCGGCGGACATCCTGGTGGTTCTCGGGACCATCGTCTGGTGTATGGTCGCCGTGTGGCCGCACGTCCGGTGGGTCGCGGTCGCCCAGATCCCGTACCTCGTGTGGGTCGGGATCGCGACCGTGTTGCAACTCTCGATCACCGCCGCGAACGGGTGA
- a CDS encoding DUF6933 domain-containing protein codes for MVLRLSQKLNARIKGGTLSAAPPHENSLLDWSAQAFAVGRAEYVLLSNTRTLYSVVLAGMGLRDTARLPERALGVIRATLEGTGHGANDRHHPTPAVESVRLAKALDRSVTGSMNELIVHATALLVDGGVSLAEVGVRLNDVLLSALAVGSNKYGRPRDAFAERVAAAGSDEQTGTP; via the coding sequence ATGGTCCTTCGGTTATCGCAGAAGTTGAACGCCCGCATCAAGGGCGGCACGCTGAGTGCCGCGCCCCCGCACGAGAACTCGCTGCTCGACTGGTCCGCCCAGGCGTTCGCGGTGGGGCGTGCGGAATACGTGCTCCTGAGCAACACCCGGACGCTTTACTCGGTGGTGCTCGCCGGAATGGGGCTTCGAGATACGGCTCGCCTTCCTGAACGGGCGCTCGGCGTGATCCGGGCGACGCTCGAAGGGACCGGGCACGGGGCAAACGATCGCCACCACCCGACACCTGCCGTCGAGTCGGTGCGATTGGCGAAGGCCCTGGACCGGTCGGTGACGGGTTCGATGAACGAGTTGATCGTCCACGCGACGGCGTTGCTGGTCGATGGCGGCGTGTCACTTGCGGAAGTCGGTGTGCGGTTGAACGACGTCCTGCTGTCGGCATTGGCGGTCGGGTCGAACAAGTACGGGAGGCCGCGGGACGCGTTCGCGGAACGGGTCGCCGCCGCGGGTTCGGACGAACAGACGGGCACGCCATGA